The Akkermansia sp. RCC_12PD genome contains the following window.
CGGCGTCGGCGCGGAAAGAGATGGAGCTGCCGGTGGGGCGCTTGACAGTTGCCTGGCGGGAAGCGGAGTCCCAGGAGCAGGTCCATTCGAGGGGATGCTTGTAGCGCAGTCCAATGGAGCATTGAGGATTGGCCCGGAAACTGAAGGAAGCTGCGCCGCCTCCTTCATCCCCGCCTCCGGAGTTTTCCCCGCCGACTTCCAGCATGCCTTCACAGTCGTCGGCATCATCCGGGTTGCCGCCGAAGGAGTGGCCTCCGGCAGAGTTGGGTCCTCCATTCTTGTCACACTCGGATTGAGCGCTTTCTTCCTCGCATTTGCAGGAACAGGGGCATGGACAGCCTTCTTCTTCCGGTCCGCTGGAGGAGGAAGAGGAATTGCTGCTGGAGCTGGAGCTGGAACTGCTTGACTTGGGATCAAACTCAAAATCATCCCCTCCCCCTTCCGAAGAGCTGCTGGAGGTGGTCTCTTCTTCCTCGTCCCGATAAAGATTGACCAGGGTGATGACTTCCTCTCCTTCCTTGTCCGGAGGAGTTACATTAGGGTCGAGGTAGGAATTAATATCGGGCGCCTCCGCCTTGTCGGAAAGAACGGCAATGCAGAACTCCTGTCCGGAGCCCAGGGCGGCATGGTGCTCATGGACGATTTGGCACCAGTAATACCCCTGTTCCAGCACGACGCTCTCCGGCTTGACGGAAAGGTCCTTTGCTTCGCTGGTCAGTTCCACATTCCTGAATGGGATGGCCAGGGAGATGGAGGAATCGGCGTCCAGGGAAAGGAAATAGGTACCGCGTTTCATGATCTTGAGGTACCCGGTCCATTCATGGCGAGTGTCATCGGAAGCGGAACGTGGGGAGATGAGAACGGGGGCGGTGATGCCGTTGACGTAGAAGTCGGCCTGCGGGAGTCCGTTGGCGAACATGGGAACGAAGGGATAGCGGGGTTCCTAGGTAATTTGGGTATTGTTCATTGTCTTGTAAACCAGTATTGTTAAGTGATTTGCGGACAATGTAGAACTTTCTGTCACCCAAATGAAAGACGCCTGAAACGTTAGGATTCATTTTATTTTTGAAATGGAAGGTAATACACAAGAAAAGACCTTATCCCTTCCGATAAATTTCTTAGAAATACCAGAATAAAAATGAAAATTGCGCTAGAATCAACGCCTTAATTATAGCCGATTGCCGGAACAGGAATTTATTCCATTTAAAAAATCCTTCTCCTGATTACATTAAAGTTTTAACTTTTAATGACAGGGATGGGAGTGGCCTACCTGGTTCAGAACAGGAAATAGCAGGAGCAGAACCAGGCGATAATCAGCAGGCCGCAGGTGAATTCAAGCAGAAGCCCCGTAAGCATCCCCAGGGCGGCGCCTGACCCGGCCTTGAATGCGGCGGCAATGTCCTTGCGGGCGAAAATAAGTTCGGCCAGGAGTGCCCCCAGGAACGGCATGACCAGAAGGCCGACAATGGGGGTGAACAGGATGGCGCCCACAATGGCTCCGATGACGGCGCCCCAGATTCCTGCCGAGGTACTGCCGAATTTTTTGGCTCCCATGCCGCCGGAAAGCTTGTCAATGACGAGTCCTCCCGCGACCAGAAGCGCCAGCACGGTCCACTCCCACCACGCCAGGGTCTGGCTGCCCATGACTCCCTGCCAGATGCAGCCGGCCGCAATGATGATGATGCCGGGCAGCATGGGAATAAGTGTGCCGATCAGTCCCATGCCGAACAGGAGCAGGGTGACGCACCAGATGAGGGTTTCAGAAAGTACCGGGGGCATGTTTTCGTTCTTAGCAGGAAGCGGGAGATGTGGCAAGGATTCTGCCCGGCTTGCGGCATGACGGAAAAACGCTGGTCGTCTGATGGATTGCTGTTGCAGTTTCCGTAGTCTGAGTATGCAATGCATGCCTATGGTTTTTTCCGGTTCTTTTTTACGGAACGGAGTCTTGTGTTCCTGTGCCCTGCTTATGGCAACAGTTTCCTTTTCCGCCGAGGTCCCGGAAGGGGATTCCGTCGCCATCCGGGAAATTGTCCGTCCGCTGAAAGCGCATGTGGGCGTTTCCGCCGTCATGCTGGACACGGGCGAATCCGTCTCTGTGGGGGACGAAGCTTTTTACCCCATGCAGAGCGTTTATAAATTCCCGCTGGCCCTGTCTGTGCTGAAACGGGTGGACCAGGGAGTTCTGGACCTGGATCAGAAGGTGAAAGTGACCAGGGACCAGTTGCCGGAAAAAACATGGAGCCCTTTGAGGGACCGCTTTCCGCAGGGCGGCGAGTTTCCACTGAAGGAATTGTTGCGTTTTTCCGTGCAGGAAAGCGACAATAACGCCTGTGACATCCTGTTTTCCCTGATAGGCGGCCCCGCAAACGTTCAAAAGGATTTGAAGGAATGGGGGGTGGAGAACATGAACGTCAAATACACGGAGGCGGACACACACCGGAATCATGAATGGCAGTATTCCAATTCCGCCCGTCCCACCGCCATGACCTCCCTGTTCCGGATGTTTGACGAGGGGAAGATATTGAAAAAGGATACACAGCTTTTTTTGTGGGATATGATGGCTTCCTGCGCTACAGGGGCGGAGCGGTTGAAGGGCCTGCTGCCGAAGGAATACGTGGTGGCGCACAAGACCGGAACGGGAGGAACGTTGCCGGACGGCGCCGTTTCCGCCATCAATGACGCCGGGATCATTGTACTGCCCGGCGGCAGGAGAATGGCTGTGACTGTTTTCGTGATGAATTCCAAGGATTCTCCCGCCGTCTGCGAGGGGACGATCGCTTCCGTAGCCCGCTGGCTGTGTACGGAATGGAAAGCCGCCGGAGGCGTTAAGAAGTGAACGTCCGGGCCGGGACATGTTTTAAGCTTGGAAAGGCCGCGTGCATCAGGCAAGGTGTGCCGCGTTATTCATGAAGAACCTATTGAGCCGGTACATCAGTCTGAGTCTGGCGCTGCGGTATTTGAATCCGCTGCGCACGTTCTTTTCCATCATCACCCTGATCTGCCTGCTGGGCGTCTCTCTGGGGGTGATGGTGCTCATTGTCGTGTTGTCCGTCATGGGAGGTCTTCAGAAGGAAATTCAGGGCAACCTGTTCGCGCATTCCCCCCATGTGCAGGTATGTTACAGGAATGATTTCGGTGTCCGTGAAGTGATTCCGGACTGGGTGGAGCTGAGCGGCAGGCTCAGGCACG
Protein-coding sequences here:
- a CDS encoding DUF456 domain-containing protein; protein product: MPPVLSETLIWCVTLLLFGMGLIGTLIPMLPGIIIIAAGCIWQGVMGSQTLAWWEWTVLALLVAGGLVIDKLSGGMGAKKFGSTSAGIWGAVIGAIVGAILFTPIVGLLVMPFLGALLAELIFARKDIAAAFKAGSGAALGMLTGLLLEFTCGLLIIAWFCSCYFLF
- the bla gene encoding class A beta-lactamase, with amino-acid sequence MATVSFSAEVPEGDSVAIREIVRPLKAHVGVSAVMLDTGESVSVGDEAFYPMQSVYKFPLALSVLKRVDQGVLDLDQKVKVTRDQLPEKTWSPLRDRFPQGGEFPLKELLRFSVQESDNNACDILFSLIGGPANVQKDLKEWGVENMNVKYTEADTHRNHEWQYSNSARPTAMTSLFRMFDEGKILKKDTQLFLWDMMASCATGAERLKGLLPKEYVVAHKTGTGGTLPDGAVSAINDAGIIVLPGGRRMAVTVFVMNSKDSPAVCEGTIASVARWLCTEWKAAGGVKK